The region GTTTGCACATGGAAGACCAGGGCACAGGGGTGGGAGATGTGTCCACACGGTTCCTGATGTACATGTCAAAATCCCAGTGCATCTATAAATAGACAGAAACCAGTAGCTGATTAAATTTTGTTGGACAAAATATTACTGTAATAActatttatttcataatttgaGTGAAATGTTAAATGCACAGCGGCGCTGCCTTGAGTGATGAAAGAAGTGCCTCTGTACCAGTATATTACTTCACTGAGGACTGATAACATGCACTTTGACATTATGCTTGTTTTTATGGCTTCCATATAGTTAGGACACAAAAATACATGTACCTTGCATGTACATTATCCATTGTGATGTATGAACTCTGACTTTTCATTGCTCAAGTATTAGACTGCATATCATGTTGCAACTAATGTGCATTTGATATCGGAAAGCCATAAGTaaagatacaaaataaaaaactacagcCTGGCCatactggattttttttaaatgttaaaacatttaattggccaatattcattttaatgatgtattattaatgacttCTCAAGAGTGCTGATTTATCTATTTAGCTTTTATTGGATCCAAGATATGTATGTTATCTAATGATTCTGTGTTTGCCCATCTACACACTAAGTGATTAGAGAGGGATGGGCAGTGTGCATGTGGAGGGAAGTACACTAGTATTTGTATTGAATTAATTTTGCAATACTGAATGTATGCTTTTACTTAGAAAAAGGTGTGGTGTGATTTAAATTAGTAAGTTTTACTGAGCTTGTGTGATTTCATTAATTTTCAGGGTTCGTCCCCTGATAAATTAATGTAGTCAACTGAACCAAATATTTCCAGGAGCAGTAAATAAAATCAGTAACTCACCGGCTCTCCCCAGTTCCTCCTCAGGTCAGGATGGTCCCATTGGTACCAGGGGTCCCTCTCATGCTGAGATCTATCATCTAGCTTTGGATAGTCACCGAagctacaaaaacacaatgatggCATGATTATCTATGTCAGTGTTCattgtaaacaaaacaaagaacgAGCTGCACGCATTCTTTCAGCACCCACAGAGAAATCAGGCagagtttttcaaaataaagctcacCCCTCTCCCTTGTCAGGGTACGGTTGGTAGTCCTCAGCCCTCATGTTGTACTTCtttgcagcagctgctctctcctctggGGTCTGCGGGTGCGGACCAGGCAGACTATCCTTCGACACACCAGAGGCTGAAACATCAGCAAAGAACAACACAAGTTAAAGTTATAAAGCTCTAAGAcgaataaatatacacaaacgACAAAGCTAATCTCGCCGCCTTCACTCTCATTCAGATTAGCCGCTCAGCTAGCATAAACTAACGTTAGCATGTCAAGGTTACGTCCATTCAGGGGCttgagttttacattttcacgCACGTATCCACAGAAAAGTTCATCACGCTGCAAGATGGAGAGATAACACACGACTCACCCGCTCTGCTTCCCGACACAAGGGCCGGGAGGCCGGACCGGTTCCCTCTGCAGAGAGCCTGGGCCCAGCGTCGGAAACCAACCGCAGCCATGTTTACTGTCTGACTGAATGAGCGGTGCGCATGCGCAAGGATGGAAGTACAGGTCGACATAAGGACCAATTTAATGCGGAAAATTCGCGTATATATTTAATGCAGacaatacataaataaacatttactgtgaaaaaaaatgtatccatAGTATTTAcacataacattttaataaatatatatatatcaaagtTAAAGCAAATAAGTAGATACAACTTTTTATCCACTGCATTTCAGAtttaaatattgtacttttcttcatttttctgaCATCTTAATTTGTTGATTACTTTACATTATTAGATtcaatacatacacacacaatctttCGAAATCCTGCACAATTTTAAATATTAGAAGGGGACTGGAGAAGATTTGCATGTAGTCCGACGTGGCTTTTGAATTGGGACCAGATCTTGAGAGAGTTTTAACTATCATATTTCTCGAGTATGTTGATGACAACAAAAGCAACTGTTcataaagatttgttttttaatgctttatttaATTCTCGTATCAGAGCCCATCACATTAGAGAAAAGTGTGACAGTGACATGAAAACTCCTCCAGTGGCTGAAGGGAACTGTTCTCAGAGTGAATGCACTGAAGCTCTgagtcctgctcctcttcccaTCAGATCCAGCTcaggtgcatgtgtgcatttacTGGGGGATCCTCACTCTGCCACTGGTGTTCAACTGTAGAAACTCAACAGAGAAGTTCTGCTATGTCCTTTTCCACCTTATCGATGGGGCAGTGAAGTTCATATCTGCAGTAAAAGGGAAAATATTAGATGTTATGCATGAGACCTCATGGAGCTCCCGAGCCCATGTTACTTTACCTTCTGAAGGGATGGCCATCAGCAGTTATGAGAAACTTCTCAAAATTCCACCGGATGTCATTGACTTTGATTGGGGACCAGTAGAATTTCTTTATATCTCCAATAACAGGGTTCACAAACGGCAACAATTCCTGTGGTGAAAAAGAAATGACCACAGTGACAGCTGCActtctgacagaaaaaaatataccACATGACCAGAAATGTGATCCTGTGTAAAACACACTACCTTCAGATAGGTGAAGAGAGGCTCTTCATTTAATCCATTCACCTCAACTTTGCCAAAGACAGGAAACTTTGGCACAAAGTCTCCTCCAGGTCTCACATACTTCAGAATATTGAGGGTTTCATGATTGACctctgaaaaaaaagtgttattactgatttcattttaaacagatAAACCATAATGACCTGTTTTAAAATGTAGGTGTGAGCCATAGActaaatataaagatggattaCATCAtggcttcccaaaagtgaagccaaagtgtcatgattaacacattttagatagatagatagttcttgtgctgatgtttgtccaagtgtTGGTTTTAACTAGccaaatgtcatgattgacagctgagactgatttgtGATTGGCCGAGTGAGTGCATCTGCTGGATGTCTATGGTGTGAGCATGCAAACAAGCTGTACGTAGGTCAGAGATGGTGAAGCATTCAGACCctttaattatataaaaaataccaaTACATTAACGTAAAAACAGTAAGAAACTAAACAAAACTGTGTACTgtgtaaaatacaaaatgtaaaagtacttGTTATGCAGAGAACTGGCCCCATCGTATAATTGGCATTTTACTGTAGTTGGCTGTAACTTATACTGAAGTTCAGCTCAGTGATTATCCTGCTTAACATTGTATAGAATAGCAAAAAATCGTTAAATGAAGCAAAAATTAATATAACCTGAGTACATGCACATTCCACAAAGGATGAAAGGAGGCTCCACAGTACAGTATTTCTCTCGGTGCAGTAAATACAGTTATTGTACTATCAGATTTACAATCTGTCATATTTCAGAAGCTTCACTGAACCCACCAGGTGACTGAAGACCAAACTGGTTGCAGGAGAATCCTAAGACAGTAAAGCTGAGGTCACCAAACATTTCCATCAGTGCATTCAGTCGGTGGTACTGAGGGAACAGGACACAAAAGCAAACGGCTGTAATAAAAGTGACACAGCTCGTGTTGTTATGATCTGACCGTAATCAATCAGGGCTCTCGCAGGATATTACCTCCTCTATTGTTGACCCTCAGAAGGTGGCAACGTTGACGATGAGAAGCACCTTACCCATGTACTTACAGAGCGGAACCGGCTGTCCGTCCAGGGTCTCAGCAGAGAAATCATACACTGATTTATTCGCCATGTTTGTGCTCCAGCCTGTACAGGGGACTGTTAGTCAGTCAGGAGTGAGTATTCACTCTGCTTTCCTGTTGGCTCATCTCATTCACGCAAACATAACTCATGGGTCAGCAGTTGTTCCTCATGACTGACTTCATTGTTTCTCTGGACAGAGGTGAGCTGGCAGGGTGGTCAATTGTATACACATGTATCAGGAAGAGGAGCTGATGGCAGCTGGGAGTTTGaaactcaaaacaaacatgtggGGACATATAGAAGTTTCTACTCATTTTAGCTGCATTGTTTCCTCTTTAAGACTGACAGTTTGTGGATATATGAAATTAAATTctgacaaaaaatgtatttatatgtttgaTATATTGCTGCGTCACTTGTTCCTTATAAACGCCTTCACCTTTGATGACATATTAGACTCAAAtcactttaaatataaatgatatgaCGTTTAATTAATACTTTTGCTGTATATATTTAGTGTCCTCAATTCTTGACTTTTTCCCCCATAAATACCagaatttgtttttgcattgtCCATGgtatattatgttttttgcaGTAGTGCATTATGGGCACAtggtatttattgttattattattcagggCAGACCATGATACATTTGGAGATATATTATTTGAACTGTAtaaaatgattgtgtttgtatCCCTCTCATGATTCAGTTTGATGCACAACACTGTTGGATTTTAATGGTGCTTGTTGTTTCTTTAGAACGATCTCTTTCattatgattataattattaacgttaatgataaataataattaacatACAACATTGTGGTCTTGTGAATCTGCCGTTCGTTCTTCCGACGGTCCTTGAAGGCAGCCCCGGGTTTGGGCAACACCTCAGCCGGTAGAAAGATGCTAAAGCTAAACGcgttgtttttgtgtctgtgtgaagaaCAACACATGCTGGAAAACTGTGTCTAACAAACCGGACTCAGAATGAGCGAAGAAGACAAGATACGGACGTGAGTGGCtttaaaatgcagctttttcatttaaaatccagCCCCGGGTCGGTGGCCCCGGCAGGTTAGCTTCTCCGCTAGTAGCGATAGCAACAACGGCCGAGCCACTGAGCCCGTTAGTCTGTACCATGTAAACATGGAAGCTGACTCGTCTTAGGTTGTTTAAACCGTGACACCTCAGGTGGAAAGAGTCCAGTCTGCTCGTGTAACACCGCTGCTGCTCTCCTGCCCTTTAATCCCACAGGTTAGCATGTGgccgtgttgttgttgttgttgtgacagCTGTTaacactgaggtgtgtgtgtgtctcctctgcagatgtcagatcctggatctgccctggGAAGACGTCCTGGTCCCTCACATTTTGTGCTACTTGCCCCTGCAACACGTGGTGAGTCTGCAGAGGGTGAGCAAGCAGTTCCACAGCCTCGTCCAGGTCTATCTGGCCGACTGCAGGACATTCGATCTGTCCCCGGTGAGTGTGTGgactttgttttcctctgagttCAATGCGGAGTGAAGCTGAATATCACAGATTTCACTGTCATGCCTGTCAGAGATCTTACAGACACAATAAAGCCTCCTATAACCTCTGATTTTACTTGAACTTAAATGCATTTCCTAGTTGCATGAGATTGTTTATGATCTATTGAACCTGGACCTAGATATGTGGCAGAAGATTGATAGATAAATCAGTTACAAACTGATTTAAGTTTTCACTAAAATTAGCTCTTCGCAACTGTTCTTCtcaataatattgataataactagaatggcagtaGTCAGTAGAGTCCATATGTCTGCCAAggccccttatgaaaccacatttaagttCTCTAGATTGACTAACCTTAACCCtcactagatttttatttggatttataaatatcagtccatTAAACATCAGGATTATCAAGCTCCAtcaatgaaaatgacaaatcaatgaaaatgtggaaaaatgtccaaactcctaaagttaaagtaaaaatccttccaccatgtttcatggtaaaatgtttattttatcctaatcctgcaaactaacagacaaTCAAATAAACTCAtatgaaaacaacctccttggcagacgTGATAAAAGCCTCCTTCACACACGTGTCTCCCACGTACACATGACTTTGTAAATGATTTATCGTACTTTCTAATACTTGATAACCTTTTATTGCGGGATCTGGATTAAGTGTGTTTTAAGGCCTGCAGATACTGAGAGGCATGTTGTTTGCAGTACTTGACTAAGTCTGCGTTCTGCTCTGTGACAGATTGGACAATGCATTCCCAAGGAAGCGTTTTGTTCCATGTTAAAGGACAGCAAAGTTCTCCAGAAGCTGTCACTTCAGAATTGCTCCGACTGGGTGACGGACCAGGAGCTGCTGCCGATCATCGGCCAGAACCAGCATCTGCAGAAAGTGGACATGAGCGGGTGCCTTTGGCTCACCCGCCACTCCCTGGTGGCTGTGTCACTGAGCTGCATGCACCTCCAGCACCTCGGCCTGGCGCACTGCGAGTGGGTGGATAGCCTGTCCCTGCGCAGCCTGGCTGACCACTGCGGGGGGCTGCAGTCTATCGACATCACCGCCTGCCGCCAGCTCAAGGACGATGCCATCTGCTACCTGGCCAAGAAGTGCTTGAAGTTGAGGTCTCTATCTTTGGCAGTCAATGCCAACGTCACTGACgagtctgtggaggaggtgGCCAAGAACTGCAGGGGTCTGGAGCAGCTGGACCTGACGGGTTGCCTGAGGGTCAGAAACCAGTCCATCAGGTATATCTTATTCTCAAGGAGAATCCAACTAACTTTGTGTCGACACTTTGACACGTATCGTCTCATTTGTGTGACCATCCATAATGTCTTATGCATGCTGTGCTCACAGAACCGTTGCAGAGTATTGCCCAAAGCTACAGTCCCTGAAGGTGAATCACTGCCACAATGTGACAGAGGCGAGCCTCGATCCTCTACGGAAGCGCAACGTTGTGATAGATGTGGAGCCACCGTTGCAGAGGGCTCTGGTGCTTCTTCAGGACGTGCTGGGGTTCGCTCCTTTTATCAATCTCCAGATATAACCAAAGGGTCATGAATCTGCCCGACGCAGGTAGGTGATATCAGCACCTAGCTCATGAGATGTTAATGTCTAAACTCAAgtttcaaatattcaaacaagGCCAGAACTTAAAATCAGTGTATTCATTTTTAGTACATTTCATCAGTAAATAATGTTGAAAACATTCGATCGATGGTAATCAACATTTCTTTGCTACAGGTGTCTACATGTCAGCAGTCACACGCTCatgagctgctgtcagacaatCCGATAAAATCCTGAATGTGTTGCACTCAAGTTTGAATGTGATGTAAGATACATATTCAAGATGgaactgaaaatgtttaaataactgaaaaaagccaTGTACCTTTTTAAGAATTGCTGCCTCATGTCCAAAATATGTCACTGCACTTTTTTGGGGTGTTGTAAGAATCTGGGTTTTTAGAAAAAGCAATTCTAACCAAAGtactgtgagtgtgttgtgttgtttgtaccTTGTGTCGTAAACCTTATGTTTCatttagaaacattttaaacatgtttgagtTGAATTAAACATCTCATTTTGCATGTTAAGTGTCaatttaaaggaacagttcacCCAATTTTCCCCCGCCAAACCTTTTCCCACTTACCACCAGCTCTGTCTAGCCTTTGGTTTTgttcatccaggtttttataATATCCTTGTCTGAGACTTCTGCCTCTATCACAACACAATgaaggtgtttggtttgttgtgcAGATCTTGTGTCTTCCAGAAAGAATGTCCTGCCTCCTCAGGATCATCAACAGACCTCATTGTTTACAGTGCTTAAATGTTTCCTGATGAAAACTGTTTTAAGCAACAGTTACAACATTCAAGTCTTAATGGCTAAATGATGCTGGGGTAACTGGGAAtgtgcttttttgttttgtgtgatgcAACCCCTTAATCTACATTAGAAGCTGGAATGGCACTCTGTTGATCGAGcatctccgccaaggcccaacagtccccacaattaaattcactagatccagatccTTCTTTgggtctgcaccaaattgcatacAGATATAATTATCATTCCCATTAACATGATCTATGAAATTCCTTACGTCCTACTCCTCCTAAAAATGTCATAGAAGTCAGTAAAGTTTTCTCCTACGAacaaacaggacaaacagatgaaaacatcctTGACGGTGCATAGTACATGTTTGAAATAAGTATAGGAATTTATTATGACTGTTTTCCTTTAAGCCTTTGAAATGACTTTTGTACAAAGCAActgtgttgaaatgtttccCTGTAACAAAATGTATGatttatacaaaaaaatattaaattataaaatacagcACCATCAGTTCTCCTCCATCGACTGTTTGGATAAAGCAAGAGGTATTCGTAGATTATATTAGCAGCGTTGAATAGTTGAGTAAAGCAAAATCCTGCTCTGCCAGCATGAaggactgtctgtgtgtgtgtctctgtgcaaaACTGCAGTGATCAAGAAAACAAGATTCAAACTGTGGATCAGAACTTGAGTGCACTGTGGGTCCATGACTCAAAGAGGCACAAGGTGGCAGCAGTGAGTCGGGATGCTTATTATATTCATGTTGCATGATTACATCTAAACTAACAGTGCATGCGGGTCTATTGTTTAAATATATCATCAGGAGGAACCTATATGAAAAGGCCAAGAATCTCTATTTTCTAAGTTTTAGATGATAAAAAGTTTAGTTTGATGACTGAGGGGCTTTGTGAACAGAAGCATCATCTACCTGATGCAGTGAACGCACAGTAAGAATCCCCCTGCTGCAGCAGCTAGGTGTTAAACTCCCTCAGTTTCCCCTGGAGGTCCGGTGGGCAGACTATATTGTAACTTGTCTCTGTGACAACACAACAGGTCTATTTTCCACTTGATGGCACGGTTTACCCCATCTGCTGTGTGCCGTCCACGAGCTCAGTGTGCACCTACAGAGAGTTACATTTGGAGGATGGACCGGTTTCCTTCTGTTACCGAGGGGACTTTACAGCGTCGGTGTTTGCGAAATTTCAATTCACGGAGCCACTCACTTTGAATACTAAACTATCAAGTGATCATCACGCACAGTGGAGAATATTCCTCTGCATGCAAAGGGAATTATAAGAATTAGCTGTAACTGCTCAGTCTCAATAATCTGTGTAAAAACACCTCATGTGCTCGGTGAACCGTCCTCGCTCCCGTCCAGCAGCCAGTTGGTTAAAAACGTTTCAGACTACATCCATCATGTAAGACTTCAATTAGCATTGATCTGCAGGAGGGGGAAAGAAACATCGCTGTGTTATTATATACCATGGAGCAATTTCTGTTCCAGTGATTGAGTGTGTGGGGGGATTTCTCAAATGCAGCCGGCCCAACATATTTTGTCTCCCTGCCAATAATCTGGCACTTGTCTAAATTATTGATCAATAGAAACTGATCATTTTATACCAAGGCACAACAATGTGGTTGCTTCATTTTATTCAGAATGCAGCTTTAGCCCCTGGCAGCATGTAATATACTGTACTTATTAAAAGAAAGAATACATTTGAGTTTAAACTCAGGCTGCTTTCGATGTCCGATGACAGAGTAACTTACTGACTGTGATCCTTCccataaaacaattaaaaacagttGATAGAGACCAtttatcataatatatatatagctgtGTTACCACTgccaatattaatattatatacagtattttattgAGCACCTTTGCTGCAAAGCAAAGATTGTGACCTATTGTTAACATTGTATTCAGATATTTGATATGAAAAGTCTATAGAACATATCACCAAACATTATTTGGTCTTTTTCTTATGGTATCATATCTTCCGGTCTGTTCTGTACATCAATATCGCAGTTTTCAAAGCATGTGACCCAATGTTGATATGACTGTACCACTATGATCGGTGGCAAAAAGCATGAATTATGGGCTAGTTGAAATATCCAATCAGGTCCCAGAATCTGACGGTTCACTGAATAAAGAGTTTTACCTGCAACACCAGGAACCTGAAACCTCATTTCAGGCTTAATTGTATTATTAAcacttgtttttgt is a window of Paralichthys olivaceus isolate ysfri-2021 chromosome 21, ASM2471397v2, whole genome shotgun sequence DNA encoding:
- the fbxl15 gene encoding F-box/LRR-repeat protein 15 — translated: MSEEDKIRTCQILDLPWEDVLVPHILCYLPLQHVVSLQRVSKQFHSLVQVYLADCRTFDLSPIGQCIPKEAFCSMLKDSKVLQKLSLQNCSDWVTDQELLPIIGQNQHLQKVDMSGCLWLTRHSLVAVSLSCMHLQHLGLAHCEWVDSLSLRSLADHCGGLQSIDITACRQLKDDAICYLAKKCLKLRSLSLAVNANVTDESVEEVAKNCRGLEQLDLTGCLRVRNQSIRTVAEYCPKLQSLKVNHCHNVTEASLDPLRKRNVVIDVEPPLQRALVLLQDVLGFAPFINLQI
- the ndufb8 gene encoding LOW QUALITY PROTEIN: NADH dehydrogenase [ubiquinone] 1 beta subcomplex subunit 8, mitochondrial (The sequence of the model RefSeq protein was modified relative to this genomic sequence to represent the inferred CDS: inserted 1 base in 1 codon), with amino-acid sequence MRTAHSVRQXNMAAVGFRRWAQALCRGNRSGLPALVSGSRAASGVSKDSLPGPHPQTPEERAAAAKKYNMRAEDYQPYPDKGEGFGDYPKLDDRSQHERDPWYQWDHPDLRRNWGEPMHWDFDMYIRNRVDTSPTPVPWSSMCKQLLGFLGFMLFMFYLGEKFPAYQPVAAKQFPYDNLHLEKGGNPEKQPEEVKNYEI
- the gpx9 gene encoding glutathione peroxidase 9; amino-acid sequence: MANKSVYDFSAETLDGQPVPLCKYMGKVLLIVNVATFUGSTIEEYHRLNALMEMFGDLSFTVLGFSCNQFGLQSPEVNHETLNILKYVRPGGDFVPKFPVFGKVEVNGLNEEPLFTYLKELLPFVNPVIGDIKKFYWSPIKVNDIRWNFEKFLITADGHPFRRYELHCPIDKVEKDIAELLC